From the Desulfomonilia bacterium genome, one window contains:
- a CDS encoding glutamate synthase-related protein: MKPSTVKIKETPSRFKHNVPKYKVTRSDACINCGTCANTCPFGVHERLEGHNRVKPPIDYKCIGFECLERNFCCIAKCPRKALTLTYNPMYETLGDYRWTADMITATWIMAETGYPPDRKDLEYNVGNSGGGFDKLRFKFPDNPPEVQRDEISTAIELNRRNDGRANVVISTPVYGGGMSFGSVSLPTMVSKARNASIWNTFTCTGEGGYPEILHPYDNHVITQVATGLFGVREETIQRVRIVEFKYAQGAKPGLGGHLLGEKNTASVARMREAVQGTSLFSPFPFHSVYSIEDHKKHIDWIKEMNPNALVSVKVSTPNDVDMVAVGSFYAGAHIIHIDGGYGGTGAAPDIAKKNIAMPIEYAISKVHNFLVAEGARDAMTLIASGGIRTAHDLAKAICLGADGAVIGTAEMVSLECVRCGNCESGRGCARGIASTDSELADLFNEEWATQRLTNMYHAWNFQLVDILQKFGMKSVKELVGRTDLLEHVDYSK; this comes from the coding sequence ATGAAACCATCAACAGTAAAAATCAAGGAAACACCTTCAAGGTTCAAACATAATGTGCCCAAGTACAAGGTCACAAGGTCCGATGCCTGCATAAACTGCGGAACATGCGCAAATACATGCCCGTTCGGCGTCCATGAGAGGCTGGAGGGACACAACAGGGTAAAACCTCCGATTGACTATAAATGCATTGGATTCGAATGCCTTGAACGAAACTTCTGCTGCATTGCGAAATGTCCGAGAAAGGCCTTAACGCTCACATACAATCCAATGTATGAAACGCTCGGTGACTACCGCTGGACTGCCGATATGATCACCGCTACATGGATAATGGCGGAGACCGGTTATCCACCGGATCGCAAGGATCTGGAATACAATGTGGGAAATTCGGGCGGCGGTTTCGACAAATTGCGCTTTAAATTCCCGGATAACCCTCCGGAAGTTCAAAGGGATGAAATTTCAACCGCCATTGAGCTCAACCGCAGGAATGACGGCAGGGCCAATGTCGTCATCTCCACTCCCGTATACGGAGGCGGAATGTCATTCGGTTCGGTCAGCCTTCCCACCATGGTATCAAAGGCCAGAAACGCTTCAATCTGGAATACTTTCACATGTACGGGAGAAGGCGGCTACCCGGAAATATTGCACCCTTATGATAACCATGTGATCACTCAGGTTGCAACCGGTCTTTTCGGAGTGCGTGAAGAAACCATTCAGCGGGTCAGGATAGTGGAATTCAAATATGCACAGGGCGCGAAACCGGGACTTGGCGGACACCTTCTCGGCGAAAAGAATACGGCAAGCGTCGCCAGAATGAGAGAGGCGGTACAGGGAACATCCCTGTTCTCACCCTTCCCTTTCCACTCGGTATATTCGATTGAAGACCACAAGAAGCACATAGACTGGATCAAGGAGATGAATCCGAACGCCCTTGTTTCGGTCAAGGTGTCCACTCCCAATGACGTCGATATGGTTGCAGTAGGTTCATTCTATGCAGGCGCACATATCATCCACATCGACGGCGGCTACGGCGGTACCGGCGCTGCTCCAGACATTGCGAAAAAGAATATCGCCATGCCCATCGAATATGCCATTTCCAAGGTGCACAACTTCCTTGTCGCAGAAGGGGCCCGCGACGCCATGACTCTCATCGCTTCGGGAGGAATAAGAACGGCCCATGATCTGGCCAAGGCCATCTGTCTTGGCGCGGACGGCGCTGTTATCGGAACAGCCGAAATGGTATCTCTTGAATGCGTCCGCTGCGGCAATTGTGAATCGGGACGGGGATGCGCTCGCGGCATTGCTTCGACCGACTCCGAATTGGCCGACCTGTTCAACGAGGAATGGGCAACGCAGAGGCTTACAAATATGTATCATGCATGGAATTTTCAGCTTGTCGATATCCTGCAGAAGTTCGGCATGAAAAGCGTAAAGGAACTGGTCGGACGTACAGATCTGCTCGAGCACGTGGATTACAGCAAATAA
- a CDS encoding glutamate synthase-related protein, which produces MPKKYHISTKVTPLQVDNVFKFKIVRGENCINCGKCTKVCIYEAHKRGKRDPRKMADPNTVVCRNCFRCIQECPRGALEKSIDMDFRNIGGSFWKPDMFITLFKQSEDGKVPVTGAGYRGPFTGEGFDGMWTDMSEIVRPTRDGIHGREYISTAVELGRKLNHLKFDENGKLISKINKTVDIPIPIIFDIPAEDISDNVLTALLKAASELSTFIIMPADDIGKDVEKYSGNIIPLIDLDNADEHKALLKNANLISFEYNAESKENFQKTRNRISKLSDAVAIVRVKAGNDIEDIVSALAHDGAEVIHVVTDYCGRGEDGRLVKDIIRSVHLRLVDEKIRDEVTLIFSGGISMAEHVPKAMLCGADLTAIDLPIMIGFGARLFEGPEKLLVFPVGLDKVPARTLTQRVINLMGAWHSQILEMMGAMGIREARRLRGETGRAIFFEDIDNDTFGRLFKKKEAVNL; this is translated from the coding sequence ATGCCGAAAAAATATCACATTAGTACCAAAGTTACGCCTCTTCAGGTGGACAATGTCTTCAAGTTCAAGATTGTCCGCGGAGAAAACTGCATCAACTGCGGCAAATGCACTAAAGTGTGCATCTACGAAGCGCACAAACGGGGCAAACGCGACCCCAGGAAAATGGCCGATCCGAACACGGTTGTATGCAGGAACTGCTTCAGGTGCATACAGGAATGTCCTAGGGGCGCTCTTGAAAAATCAATAGATATGGATTTCAGGAACATCGGAGGCTCGTTCTGGAAGCCTGACATGTTCATTACACTGTTCAAGCAGTCCGAGGATGGAAAGGTTCCGGTTACCGGAGCAGGATACCGGGGGCCGTTTACCGGAGAAGGCTTTGACGGAATGTGGACCGACATGTCTGAAATTGTGAGACCTACCAGAGACGGCATCCACGGCCGAGAATATATAAGCACCGCTGTCGAACTCGGAAGAAAGCTGAATCACCTGAAATTTGATGAGAACGGAAAGCTGATTTCAAAAATCAACAAAACCGTTGATATTCCTATCCCGATTATTTTCGATATTCCGGCTGAAGACATCAGCGATAATGTCCTGACAGCCCTGTTAAAGGCTGCATCCGAGCTTTCGACCTTCATAATCATGCCCGCAGACGATATCGGCAAGGATGTGGAAAAATACAGCGGGAATATCATTCCTTTAATCGATTTAGACAATGCGGATGAACACAAGGCGCTCCTTAAAAATGCAAATCTGATATCTTTTGAATACAATGCAGAATCAAAAGAAAATTTTCAGAAAACCAGGAACAGGATTTCGAAATTGAGCGATGCTGTAGCAATAGTCCGCGTCAAGGCCGGAAACGATATTGAAGACATCGTTTCTGCTCTCGCACATGACGGCGCCGAAGTGATTCACGTAGTCACGGACTATTGCGGCCGCGGTGAAGACGGCCGTCTTGTAAAGGACATCATCCGTTCGGTTCATCTGAGGCTCGTCGATGAGAAGATCCGTGATGAAGTAACTCTTATCTTTTCCGGCGGGATATCAATGGCGGAACACGTCCCCAAGGCCATGCTATGCGGTGCGGACCTGACTGCAATAGACCTTCCCATCATGATAGGCTTTGGCGCCAGATTGTTCGAGGGGCCGGAAAAACTGCTCGTTTTCCCTGTCGGACTTGACAAAGTGCCTGCCAGAACTCTCACCCAGAGAGTCATCAATCTCATGGGGGCATGGCATTCCCAGATACTGGAAATGATGGGCGCAATGGGAATCAGGGAGGCCCGGAGGTTACGGGGAGAAACCGGCAGGGCGATCTTCTTTGAAGACATAGACAATGACACTTTCGGCAGACTGTTCAAGAAAAAAGAAGCGGTGAACTTATGA